In a single window of the Dreissena polymorpha isolate Duluth1 chromosome 3, UMN_Dpol_1.0, whole genome shotgun sequence genome:
- the LOC127871726 gene encoding uncharacterized protein LOC127871726: MRQRVLCIFIFSVLSQFIVFIVFLFIKNFESNQIFIDSSILREHVNYDKNSTKGIAKPVENSNSIATYFNSTCLKNITFNKSMITETTWIPVDTSNSTFVFSAFYEHAAKHVILVGLKSRDVQGTCQMWFEAGNGMQARMEESVLEMHKYLAENHGHRYAASIFRCSSPHGKPTYVSVVETSCQQASNLIVVKGSETRKAYKRKFTVCLMPLFGNFSDVHSLVEWVELNILLGAEKFLVYHYSSAENIRCALQMYVKRNIVEIVQWPLPVSNVYYIGQVAELQDCLYRNKAESEFVVNLDLDEFIIPRKESSRTWADIVANSKSGSFIFCNTFFLKETLDMNSSSNVLAKQFKLYSLLLSKHEPKVWKHKARSKYIARTAMATSLMIHEVPISNSQIELVSEDQAMLFHYRNWENKNVSTDNFVTDETIARKYGDALVANVKRTWNEIEQHSSKYCKHPTNKTL, from the exons ATGAGACAACGAGTTTTGTGTATTTTCATTTTCTCTGTATTGTCACAGTTTATAGTTTTTATAGTTTTTCTTTTCATAAAAAACTTTGAATCTAATCAAATTTTTATTGATTCATCGATATTACGTGAGCACGTTAATTATGACAAGAATTCAACCAAAGGTATCGCAAAACCTGTCGAGAACTCGAACTCAATTGCAACGTATTTCAACAgcacatgcttaaaaaacattACTTTCAACAAAAGCATGATCACGGAAACAACCTGGATTCCCGTTGACACCAGCAACTCTACATTTGTGTTTTCTGCCTTTTACGAGCACGCAGCAAAACACGTGATACTTGTGGGACTAAAATCACGCGACGTTCAAGGCACGTGCCAAATGTGGTTCGAGGCGGGAAACGGGATGCAAGCAAGAATGGAAGAGAGCGTTCTGGAAATGCATAAATATCTTGCGGAAAACCATGGACACAG ATATGCTGCATCGATATTCCGATGTTCATCGCCGCATGGAAAGCCCACGTATGTGTCAGTCGTTGAAACGAGCTGCCAACAAGCGTCAAATCTGATTGTCGTAAAGGGGTCCGAAACACGAAAGGCATACAAACGCAAGTTTACGGTATGCCTGATGCCGTTGTTTGGGAATTTCAGCGACGTTCATTCGCTCGTTGAATGGGTTGAACTAAATATTTTACTAGGGGCCGAGAAGTTTTTGGTGTACCATTATTCATCAGCTGAAAACATTCGTTGTGCTTTACAAATGTACGTGAAGCGGAACATAGTTGAAATCGTGCAATGGCCATTACCAGTTTCAAATGTTTACTACATAGGACAAGTCGCAGAGCTTCAAGATTGCTTGTATCGCAATAAAGCAGAATCTGAATTTGTCGTAAATTTGGACCTTGACGAGTTCATAATTCCTAGGAAGGAGAGCTCACGTACATGGGCGGATATCGTAGCGAATTCGAAATCCGGATCATTTATTTTCTGCAATACATTCTTCCTAAAGGAAACTCTCGACATGAACAGTTCAAGCAATGTTTTGGCAAAACAATTTAAGTTGTATTCGTTGCTTTTATCGAAACACGAGCCAAAAGTCTGGAAGCACAAAGCCCGATCGAAGTACATTGCCAGAACAGCGATGGCAACATCGCTTATGATACATGAGGTTCCAATTTCGAACTCGCAAATAGAACTGGTTTCGGAAGATCAGGCGATGTTGTTTCACTACCGGAATTGGGAAAACAAGAATGTCAGTACTGACAACTTTGTGACCGATGAAACAATCGCTCGGAAATACGGAGATGCTTTGGTTGCGAACGTGAAACGAACTTGGAATGAAATTGAACAGCACAGTTCGAAATATTGCAAACATCCTACTAATAAAACATTGTAA